A part of Crassostrea angulata isolate pt1a10 chromosome 5, ASM2561291v2, whole genome shotgun sequence genomic DNA contains:
- the LOC128184206 gene encoding transcription initiation factor TFIID subunit 13-like, with the protein MAEGGDFQFDEDEVEDDAPLEKRKKIFLKELRCMMYGFGDDRNPYTESVELLEDLVIEYITEMTKKAMDVGRPGRISVEDIIFLIRKDPKKYSRVKELLMMNEELRKARKAFDEIKYATTK; encoded by the exons ATGGCCGAAGGTGGAGATTTTcag tttgaTGAAGATGAAGTAGAAGATGATGCTCCTttagaaaagagaaagaaaatatttctgaagGAAT TGCGCTGTATGATGTATGGATTTGGTGATGACAGGAACCCTTACACAGAGAGTGTGGAGCTGCTTGAAGATCTGGTGATTGAGTACATCACAGAAATG ACAAAAAAAGCAATGGATGTTGGTCGCCCAGGAAGGATATCTGTTGAAGACATCATCTTCCTGATTCGAAAAGACCCAAAGAAATATTCCCGCGTAAAAGAACTTCTGATGATGAATGAGGAACTGAGAAAAGCCAGAAAGGCctttgatgaaattaaatatgcGACAACCAAATGA
- the LOC128184207 gene encoding cytochrome c oxidase copper chaperone-like, whose product MGSSESTPSKQESSSEPEKKLKPCCACPETRKIRDECILENGEENCKEAIEAHKECLRKLGFKI is encoded by the exons ATGGGTTCTTCTGAATCAACTCCGAGCAAACAAGAGAGCTCAAGTGAAccagagaaaaaattaaaaccatgCTGTGCTTGTCCAGAAACGAGAAAAATAAGAGATGAGTG CATTTTAGAAAATGGAGAAGAAAATTGCAAAGAAGCAATTGAAGCACACAAAGAGTGTTTACGGAAATTGggatttaagatataa
- the LOC128183542 gene encoding dnaJ homolog subfamily B member 13-like — protein sequence MGVDYYDILKLTRSATDADIKKNYRKLSLKYHPDRNSGDQDALDKFKQCAEAYDVLSDPRKRATYDQFGEEGLKNGVPQGSGEAGAWTQGYTFHGNAEKVFRDFFGGDNPFQEFYDRVDGDLSMGFGGLQGRGRKKQDPPIERDLVLSLEEVFHGCTKKMKITRRVMNEDGHTSSIREKILTITVKKGWKPGTKITFPEEGDQGPNNVPADIVFIVKDKPHPRFRRQGINLIHTAKVPLGKALTGCTVEIITLDERVLHIPINDIIKPGYTKVVPGEGMPVSADPTKKGDLVIEFDIEFPTSLTPDRKDLIKKALLH from the exons ATGGGGGTTGATTACTACGATATCCTAAAGCTTACCAGAAGTGCAACCGATGCCGATATAAAgaaaaa CTACAGAAAACTTTCGCTGAAATATCACCCTGACCGAAATTCTGGGGATCAGGATGCCTTGGATAAATTCAAACAGTGTGCAGAAGCATATGATGTTTTGAGCGATC cTCGGAAAAGGGCCACATATGACCAGTTTGgtgaagaaggtttgaaaaatgGGGTGCCCCAGGGTAGCGGGGAAGCAGGGGCCTGGACGCAAGGATACACATTCCATGGAAATGCAGAAAAGGTGTTCAGGGATTTCTTTGGTGGTGATAATCCGTTCCAAG AATTCTATGATAGAGTGGATGGGGATCTTAGCATGGGCTTTGGTGGGCTACAAGGTAGAGGAAGAAAGAAGCAGGATCCACCTATAGAAAGAGACCTTGTCTTATCCCTAGAGGAGGTGTTCCATGGatgtacaaagaaaatgaaaatcacaAGAAGG GTTATGAATGAAGATGGTCACACATCCAGTATCAGAGAGAAAATCTTAACTATAACTGTCAAAAAAGGCTGGAAACCCGGAACAAAAATCACATTTCCAGAAGAAGGCGACCAGGGTCCAAATAATGTCCCAG CTGACATCGTATTTATTGTAAAAGACAAGCCCCATCCTCGTTTCCGCAGACAGGGAATCAATCTGATCCACACTGCCAAAGTTCCGCTCGGGAAAGCCCTGACAGGCTGCACAGTGGAGATTATCACTCTGGATGAGAGGGTGCTTCATATTCCCATCAATGATATCATCAA GCCAGGATATACAAAAGTAGTCCCAGGTGAGGGAATGCCAGTGTCAGCTGATCCCACAAAGAAGGGAGATTTAGTGATAGAATTTGACATTGAATTCCCAACGTCCTTGACCCCCGACAGAAAGGACCTGATCAAAAAGGCGCTCCTCCATTAA